In the genome of Kitasatospora cathayae, one region contains:
- a CDS encoding COG4705 family protein, producing MASNTRAHAPLDGMTVVLRKLPQVTVLFWMLKTVAVTLGESAGDLLGISLQLGYVTTAFLFLAFFLVAVVAQVRAKRFHPALYWSVVLGTSMVGTEVSDFLNRGFGHDSAPDGIGYASGAMLLSALLALVFLVWWRTGQTYDVENISSRTGEILYWIAILVSNTLGTSSGDWLSDDTGLGFRNAFLVIVGSMALIVAAYYLTSINQTVLFWLAFVLTRPLGAAGGDALTKPAAQGGLGWGTAGGTAALSALLLVLIAYQAWHLRRHPLAPLPIPVDRRTGQPQRPNGALVRLGKPLTDSEPIDT from the coding sequence ATGGCCTCGAACACTCGCGCACACGCACCGCTGGACGGCATGACCGTGGTGCTACGCAAGCTCCCGCAGGTGACGGTGCTGTTCTGGATGCTCAAGACGGTCGCCGTGACTCTCGGAGAGTCCGCCGGAGACCTGCTCGGCATCAGCCTCCAACTCGGCTACGTCACCACCGCGTTCCTCTTCCTCGCGTTCTTCCTGGTCGCCGTCGTGGCCCAGGTGCGGGCGAAGCGGTTCCACCCGGCGCTGTACTGGTCGGTGGTGCTGGGCACGAGCATGGTCGGCACCGAGGTATCCGATTTCCTCAACCGCGGATTCGGCCACGACAGCGCCCCTGACGGCATCGGCTACGCCTCCGGCGCCATGCTCCTCAGCGCTCTGCTGGCGCTGGTCTTCCTCGTGTGGTGGCGCACCGGGCAGACGTACGACGTGGAGAACATCTCCAGCCGCACCGGCGAGATCCTGTACTGGATCGCGATCCTGGTCTCCAACACCCTGGGCACCTCGAGTGGCGACTGGCTCTCGGACGACACCGGTCTGGGCTTCCGTAACGCCTTTTTGGTCATCGTGGGCTCCATGGCGCTGATCGTGGCCGCGTACTACCTGACGTCGATCAATCAGACGGTGCTGTTCTGGCTGGCGTTCGTCCTCACTCGCCCCCTGGGCGCGGCCGGCGGCGACGCGCTGACCAAGCCCGCGGCCCAGGGCGGCCTGGGCTGGGGCACGGCGGGCGGCACCGCGGCGCTGAGCGCCCTGCTCCTGGTCCTGATCGCCTACCAGGCCTGGCACCTCCGCCGGCACCCCCTGGCCCCGCTGCCGATCCCCGTGGACCGGCGCACCGGACAGCCCCAGCGTCCCAACGGAGCCCTGGTCCGACTGGGGAAGCCGCTGACGGACAGCGAACCGATCGACACCTAG
- a CDS encoding nucleotidyltransferase family protein, with protein sequence MAPLPIDLALLHELLDVEDHWPPIVLLRNARAVRGHLPPLVLSVAELAGSAMGPGSRDELRRMRDRAALYERITADLDTVRGARVLKGPSLAARYPAGVLRPLGDLDVVVPDEAALWDAARLVLRDWPVDELDVSLLDDGGTRHLLVTLRWPAEDPMLDPEPKIEISTFAYPGEPGLVPMRATPPEDRLLADVLALAEERFQRPFTAKDRLDLAVVLASAEAPVAALVAAAEHYHLAPELLELCESVRTVPSLRTGVPDELTAALAGPAARETARRAAAGAPDAPAEGTDGPAWAGTSPEVAAALAAGQPVHGLLLRRPEQPGPDLLSRTRTVGAGTLLATPIGDFLLVTGELVDPEQYQAALAALDD encoded by the coding sequence ATGGCACCGCTGCCCATCGACCTCGCCCTGCTGCACGAGCTGCTCGACGTCGAGGACCACTGGCCGCCGATCGTCCTGCTGCGCAACGCGCGAGCCGTGCGCGGGCACCTGCCGCCACTGGTGCTCTCGGTGGCCGAGCTGGCGGGCTCCGCCATGGGGCCGGGCTCGCGCGACGAACTGCGCCGGATGCGCGACCGGGCGGCACTCTACGAGCGGATCACGGCCGACCTGGACACCGTTCGGGGCGCGCGGGTCCTCAAGGGCCCCTCGCTGGCCGCCCGTTACCCCGCCGGGGTGCTGCGGCCGCTCGGCGACCTCGACGTGGTCGTCCCGGACGAGGCCGCGCTCTGGGACGCCGCCCGGTTGGTCCTCCGGGACTGGCCGGTGGACGAGCTGGACGTGTCGCTGCTCGACGACGGCGGCACCCGACACCTGCTGGTGACCCTGCGCTGGCCGGCCGAGGATCCGATGCTCGACCCCGAACCGAAGATCGAGATCAGTACCTTCGCCTACCCGGGGGAGCCAGGCCTGGTGCCGATGCGCGCCACCCCGCCCGAGGACCGTTTGCTGGCCGACGTCCTCGCGCTCGCCGAGGAGCGCTTCCAGCGCCCGTTCACCGCCAAGGACCGGCTCGACCTCGCCGTCGTGCTGGCCTCGGCCGAGGCGCCGGTCGCCGCACTCGTGGCCGCCGCCGAGCACTACCACCTGGCCCCCGAACTGCTGGAGCTGTGCGAGAGCGTCCGCACCGTGCCGTCCCTGCGCACCGGGGTGCCCGACGAGTTGACGGCCGCCCTGGCCGGCCCGGCGGCCCGCGAAACGGCCCGCCGGGCCGCGGCCGGGGCACCGGACGCCCCGGCCGAGGGGACGGACGGTCCGGCATGGGCCGGGACGTCGCCCGAGGTGGCCGCCGCGCTGGCCGCCGGGCAGCCGGTGCACGGTCTGCTGCTGCGCCGCCCCGAACAGCCCGGCCCGGACCTGCTCTCCCGGACCCGCACCGTCGGCGCCGGCACCCTGCTGGCCACCCCGATCGGTGACTTCCTGCTGGTCACCGGGGAGTTGGTGGATCCGGAGCAGTACCAGGCGGCGCTCGCCGCACTGGACGACTGA
- a CDS encoding DUF6328 family protein, translating to MENHVMVGESEESEEKADRKWTEMLQEVRVAQTGAQILFGFLISVVFTPRFTQISPADRTLYDVTVVLGAVATGTLIAPVAFHRFLAGHQMMPELVRAGAKMIVLGLVLLGITVGAALVLLLHVATHSPAAWVVAGAVMLWFAICWLVLPWIALRTGKRRAARPGT from the coding sequence ATGGAGAACCATGTGATGGTGGGCGAGAGCGAGGAGTCGGAGGAGAAGGCGGACCGCAAGTGGACGGAGATGCTGCAGGAGGTCCGGGTCGCCCAGACCGGCGCGCAGATCCTCTTCGGATTCCTCATCAGCGTGGTGTTCACCCCGCGGTTCACCCAGATCAGCCCGGCCGACCGTACTCTGTACGACGTCACCGTGGTCCTGGGGGCGGTCGCCACCGGCACGCTGATCGCTCCGGTCGCCTTCCACCGCTTCCTCGCCGGCCACCAGATGATGCCCGAACTGGTCCGCGCCGGCGCCAAAATGATCGTCCTGGGCCTCGTCCTGCTCGGCATCACCGTCGGCGCCGCCCTCGTACTGCTCCTCCACGTCGCCACCCACTCACCCGCCGCCTGGGTGGTCGCGGGAGCCGTGATGCTCTGGTTCGCCATCTGCTGGCTCGTGCTGCCCTGGATCGCGCTACGCACGGGCAAACGCCGGGCGGCACGACCCGGGACATGA
- a CDS encoding YciI family protein gives MFILDLTYVAPLDRIEAAHPEHVAWLDSNYESGVFIASGPKDPRDGAVIVAVGVDRARIEDIAKSDPYSVAGLAEYTITDFRAMRTSPALEEYRHQRPA, from the coding sequence ATGTTCATTCTTGACCTGACCTACGTCGCGCCGCTCGATCGCATCGAAGCGGCCCACCCCGAGCACGTCGCCTGGCTCGACTCGAACTACGAATCCGGTGTCTTCATCGCATCGGGCCCCAAGGACCCCCGCGATGGCGCGGTCATCGTGGCGGTCGGTGTCGACCGGGCGCGGATCGAGGACATCGCCAAGAGCGACCCGTACTCGGTGGCGGGGCTGGCCGAGTACACCATCACGGACTTCCGTGCGATGAGGACGTCGCCGGCGCTGGAGGAGTACCGGCACCAACGGCCGGCGTAA